In one Lycorma delicatula isolate Av1 chromosome 5, ASM4794821v1, whole genome shotgun sequence genomic region, the following are encoded:
- the LOC142325831 gene encoding uncharacterized protein LOC142325831 isoform X2, whose translation MKLFISILIVTIFINEIYTILEAMRLHIYIKGKGSRTWNTILDVLLEQCKVFEQFGKVYVTELLSKAGKNYSCILEKGDYIVKNFEFNDDVIPGIPVLPYGDFRFELSFYSNRTGLKVLETCINYEGEIVNKNENQRRQKFFG comes from the exons atgaaattatttatttcaattttaattgtgactatttttattaacgaaatatatACTATTCTGGAAGCG atgcgccttcatatatatataaaaggtaaaggAAGCAGAACGTGGAATACTATACTTGATGTGTTATTGGAACAGTGTAAGGTTTTTGAACAATTCGGTAAAGTTTATGTTACGGAACTTCTTAGCAAAGCAGGCaaaaattattcttgtattttagaaaaa GGTGATTACatcgttaaaaattttgaatttaatgatgACGTCATTCCAGGAATTCCTGTTTTACCATACGGGGATTTCAGGtttgaattatcattttattcCAATCGAACTGGTTTGAAAGTATTGGAAACATGTATTAATTATGAAggagaaattgtaaataaaaatgaaaatcaacgTCGCCAAAAATTTTTTGGTTAA
- the LOC142325831 gene encoding uncharacterized protein LOC142325831 isoform X1 yields MKLFISILIVTIFINEIYTILEAGSYKIKLKKISYCPNVGKSSLKLFQKITVNRTHTMISFNFTLQNDLNGWMRLHIYIKGKGSRTWNTILDVLLEQCKVFEQFGKVYVTELLSKAGKNYSCILEKGDYIVKNFEFNDDVIPGIPVLPYGDFRFELSFYSNRTGLKVLETCINYEGEIVNKNENQRRQKFFG; encoded by the exons atgaaattatttatttcaattttaattgtgactatttttattaacgaaatatatACTATTCTGGAAGCG gggtcgtataaaataaaattgaaaaaaatctcatATTGTCCAAACGTAGGAAAAAGTTCACTAaaactttttcagaaaattacagtaaatcgGACTCATACgatgatatcatttaattttactctGCAAAATGATTTAAACGGATGG atgcgccttcatatatatataaaaggtaaaggAAGCAGAACGTGGAATACTATACTTGATGTGTTATTGGAACAGTGTAAGGTTTTTGAACAATTCGGTAAAGTTTATGTTACGGAACTTCTTAGCAAAGCAGGCaaaaattattcttgtattttagaaaaa GGTGATTACatcgttaaaaattttgaatttaatgatgACGTCATTCCAGGAATTCCTGTTTTACCATACGGGGATTTCAGGtttgaattatcattttattcCAATCGAACTGGTTTGAAAGTATTGGAAACATGTATTAATTATGAAggagaaattgtaaataaaaatgaaaatcaacgTCGCCAAAAATTTTTTGGTTAA